The Nocardia sp. NBC_01503 sequence GCCGACGCTCATGACGAGTAGATAGCCGCGCTGCATCTCCACGATGGACTGCATCACCTTGCCGCCGTCGAAAAGCTGTGCGGCACCGGCGGACAGGCTCGCCAGACCCGCGGTGACGGCGGCGAGCTGCTCACCCCGATCGCTCGGCAGGTGCGGGCTGGTCGCCTGCAGCAGGCCGTCGGCGGAGACCAGGACGGCGTGCGA is a genomic window containing:
- a CDS encoding roadblock/LC7 domain-containing protein, encoding MTDSQSTTTDENLNWLVTRFTREVPGVSHAVLVSADGLLQATSPHLPSDRGEQLAAVTAGLASLSAGAAQLFDGGKVMQSIVEMQRGYLLVMSVGNGSHLAVLANKQHDIGRIGYEMALLVDRVGSVVQATARTA